From a single candidate division WOR-3 bacterium genomic region:
- a CDS encoding division/cell wall cluster transcriptional repressor MraZ: LEGNVEFVKLDDQGRILIPSRYLKYANISGGEVVIAGVGNYFEIWNPQIFEEYRKIAESRHQSDLEKINEYLNYSKNFKFPGIEDTRNE; this comes from the coding sequence ATTTAGAAGGTAATGTCGAATTTGTTAAATTAGATGACCAAGGCAGAATTCTTATCCCTTCGCGTTATTTAAAATATGCCAATATATCTGGTGGTGAGGTCGTGATTGCTGGTGTTGGTAATTATTTTGAGATTTGGAATCCCCAAATCTTTGAAGAGTATCGTAAGATTGCTGAATCTCGGCATCAATCCGATTTAGAGAAAATCAACGAGTATCTGAATTATAGTAAGAATTTTAAGTTTCCTGGAATTGAGGATACTCGCAATGAGTAG